A stretch of the Zonotrichia albicollis isolate bZonAlb1 chromosome 29, bZonAlb1.hap1, whole genome shotgun sequence genome encodes the following:
- the ABCA7 gene encoding phospholipid-transporting ATPase ABCA7 isoform X3, producing MAVGTQLGLLLWKNFTYRRRQRIQLAIEILWPLFLFLILISVRRSHPPFKQHECHFPNKALPSAGTLPWLQGIICNMNNPCFRHPTAGEAPGVVGNFDGSIVSRLLSEARQVLHRGHGQRLLSSFARLLPALRRLRDSGNQRRALPVREYLREDETFSRFLRANTSLPPGLVDELMGARLSPRIFSLASLRLPLKVLVCNASVLGGFLVGSDADSTRSLQQELCALPSSQLRAMEGSFLAQMDFPRLLAEQLSSELGGIAGTVEALGSFLRDAASLMEEVSSMPSLAELRQEIEGLRAPNSSTGAFRALSRIACGHPEGGGLRIPSLNWYEDNDVKAFLDRNTSEHKPVASGSTSPFCRELLHSLESSPLSQIFWRGIKPLFVGKILYTPPGPGPDSIMAEVNRTFRELAVLGELGGAWQELGPRIYTVLNSSLEMQVLQELLLAPSTAQILDGFLNGTSWKLPELVTFLTGPAGGPGLTWHQVYADVDAVLSTLSQFMKCVCLDKIEAVATEEQLVARALELLEEQQFWAAVVFQPPINATAPGLPPHVRYKIRMDIDDVTRTNKIKDRFWDPGPAADPFSDLRYVWGGFVYIQDLVEQAVVRVHTGAAPRTGVYVQQMPYPCYVDDVFLRVLNRSLPLFMTLAWIYSVAMIIKGVVHEKETRLKETMKTMGLSSGILWLSWFLSSFIPFLLSSALLVLILKLGNILPYSNPAVIFLFLGTFSVATISQCFLISTFFPRANLASACGGIIYFSLYLPYVLCVAWRDYITFPLRVLVSLLSPVAFGFGCDYFSLYEEQGVGIQWHNLAASPVPGDPYSFAASMGLLLLDAVLYGLATWYIEGVFPGQYGIPKPWNFPFLKSYWFGESSSSGHSLYHSSSHTAPQVLVEEPPADLQPGVSIRNLVKVYGSSGHAAVNGLSLDFYEGQITSFLGHNGAGKTTTMSILTGLLPPTSGTAYILGWDIRSDIDSIRKSMGMCPQHNVLFDILTVEEHVWFYGRLKGLSEQQVQEEMEQLLQDTGLPHKRREQTRNLSGGMQRKLSVAIAFVGGSRVVILDEPTAGVDPFSRRSIWELLLKYRKGRTIILSTHYMDEAELLGDRTAIISQGQLCCCGSPLFLKARLGTGYHLTLVKRDRSGTGGSTGTVPGVTKKDGSDSEHSSDTGLGSERGSDASAVDVAQLSALIQKLVPGSRLVEDIGHEVLFVLPYSGARDGAFGELFRELDARLGELGVSSYGISDTTLEEIFLKVAEDTALDADTAGTMKGAAPGEMGDGDVADGELAEEPRETDLLRGPACGRVRGWALTCRQLRALFTKRMLHARRSTRGFLAQIVLPAVFVCIALLFSLIVPPFGRYPPLQLQPWMYGQQFTFFSNDAPGDPDTARLLEALLAEPGFGTKCMKEEGKGAGLCPPASHPDGFSTPSVPPSLLEVLQRGNWTRAKPSPPCQCSGPGAHRMLPECPEGAGGLPPPQVQRGTGDILQNLTGRNISDYLVKTYPQIIRQELRNKKWVNEQRYGGFSLGAGSSQALPSAAEVDQAVLELRVLLNITLGSPSDRLLANLSRFIEGLDARRNVKVWFNNKGWHAMVSFLNVASNGLLRARLPPGTDPARFGITATNHPLNLTKEQLSEAALMATSVDVLVSICVIFAMSFVPASFVVFLIEERVSKAKHLQFVSGMKPITYWLGNFAWDMCNYLVPALLVILIFLCFQQESYVSSANLPSLVLLLLLYGWSITPLMYPASFLFSIPSTAYVALTCINLFIGINGSVATFVLELFVDQNLNDINRVLKKVFLIFPHFCLGRGLIDMVKNQAMADAFERFGDKRFVSPLSWELAGKNMFAMAIEGIVFFLFTLLLQYHRFFLRLGPRALELPSLGDEDHDVARERARVGNIPPHGHLLLLKDLTKVYRRRKAPAVDRLCVAIPPGECFGLLGVNGAGKTSTFKMLTGDTEVTLGEAWLKGHSVLTDLQSVHQHMGYCPQFDAITDLLTGREHLEFYSRLRGIPEEETPRVAQWGITALGLAPHADRPAGKYSGGNKRKLSTAIALLGCPPVVFLDEPTTGMDPQARRFLWERILGVIRDGRSVVLTSHSMEECEALCTRMAIMVNGRFRCLGSVQHLKNRFGDGYTVVVRAGGPGPAAVQALLQQHFPGIVLREQHGGLLQYHLPARVTSLAAVFRLLAAHRGPCHIEDYSVSQTTLDQVFMHFAQEQSDGDAGEATASGQDVAASPGRRLSRFLEDDSYQESAV from the exons ATGGCCGTGGGcacccagctggggctgctgctctggaagAACTTCACCTACCGCCGGCGGCAGCGG ATCCAGCTGGCTATCGAGATCCTGTGGcccctcttcctcttccttatCTTGATCTCAGTGCGGCGATCCCACCCGCCCTTCAAGCAGCATGAGT GCCACTTTCCCAACAAGGCGCTGCCCTCTGCGGggaccctgccctggctgcagggcaTCATCTGCAACATGAACAACCCCTGCTTCCGACACCCCACGGCGGGAGAGGCCCCGGGCGTGGTGGGCAACTTCGATGGCTCCAT CGTGTCCCGGCTCCTGAGCGAAGCCCGGCAGGTCCTGCACCGCGGGCACGGGCAGCGCCTCCTGAGCAGCTTCGCCCGGCTCCTGCCCGCCCTGCGCCGGCTCCGGGACAGCGGCAACCAGCGGAGGG ctctgccggTGAGGGAATACTTGAGAGAGGACGAGACTTTCTCCCGGTTCCTGCGGGCCAACACATCCCTGCCCCCGGGGCTGGTGGATGAGCTGATGGGGGCTCGGCTCAGCCCCCGCATC TTCTCCTTGGCGAGCCTTCGCCTCCCGCTGAAGGTCCTGGTCTGCAACGCCTCGGTGCTGGGGGGATTCCTGGTGGGCAGCGACGCCGACTCCACCCGGAGCCTGCAGCAAGAGCTCTGCGcgctgcccagctcccagctccgTGCCATGGAGGGCTCCTTTCTCGCCCAGATGGACTTCCCACGGCTCCTGGCG GAACagctgagctcagagctgggcggAATCGCCGGCACCGTGGAAGCTTTGGGCAGCTTCCTGCGGGATGCAGCATCCCTGATGGAGGAG GTCTCCTccatgcccagcctggctgagctgcgTCAGGAGATTGAGGGGCTGAGGGCCCCCAACAGCAGCACGGGTGCATTCAGAGCCCTGTCCCGCATCGCCTGTGGCCACCCCGAGGGCGGGGGGCTCAGGATCCCCTCCCTCAACTGGTACGAGGACAACGATGTCAAAGCCTTCCTGGACCGTAACACCTCAGAGCACAAACCCGTGGCCTCAGGCAGCACCA gtcccttctgcagggagctgctgcacagcctggaGTCCAGCCCCCTGTCACAGATCTTCTGGAGGGGGATCAAGCCCCTCTTTGTGGGGAAGATCCTGTACACCCCACCTGGGCCTGGCCCTGACAGCATCATGGCTGAG GTGAACCGAACCTTCCGGGAGCTGGCggtgctgggggagctggggggtgcctggcaggagctgggaccCCGAATCTACACCGTCCTCAACAGCAGCCTGGAGATGCAGGTGCTCCAG gagctgctgctggcccccagcacagcccagatcCTGGATGGGTTCCTCAATGGCACCTCCTGGAAGCTGCCAGAGCTGGTCACGTTCCTGACGGGGCCAGCAGGGGGACCAGGCCTCACCTGGCACCAGGTGTACGCTGATGTGGACGCAGTGCTGAGCACGCTGTCACAGTTCATGAAG TGTGTCTGCCTGGACAAGATCGAGGCAGTGGCCACCGAGGAGCAGCTGGTAGCccgagccctggagctgctggaggagcagcagtttTGGGCTGCAGTGGTCTTCCAGCCCCCCATCAATGCCACAGCCCCCGGGCTGCCACCCCACGTCCGCTACAAGATCCGCATGGACATCGACGATGTCACGAGGACCAACAAGATCAAGGACAG GTTTTGGGacccaggccctgcagctgacCCCTTCAGTGACCTGCGCTACGTCTGGGGGGGCTTCGTGTACATCCAGGACCTGGTGGAGCAGGCAGTGGTGAGGGTGCACACTGGGGCTGCCCCACGGACCGGGGTCTACGTCCAGCAGATGCCCTACCCCTGCTACGTGGATGATGT GTTCCTGAGGGTCCTGAACCGCTCGCTGCCTCTCTTCATGACTCTGGCCTGGATCTACTCCGTGGCCATGATCATCAAGGGGGTGGTGCACGAGAAGGAGACACGTCTCAAGGAGACCATGAAGACCATGGGGCTGAGCAGCGGGATCCTCTGGCTCAGCTGGTTCCTCAGCAGCTtcatccccttcctcctcagctctgccctccttGTCCTCATCCTCAAG ctgggaaacatcctgcccTACAGCAACCCAGCagtcatcttcctcttcctcggcACCTTCTCAGTGGCCACCATCAGCCAGTGCTTCCTCATCAGCACCTTCTTCCCCCGTGCCAACCTGGCCTCGGCGTGCGGTGGCATCATTTACTTCTCTCTGTACCTGCCCTACGTGCTGTGCGTGGCCTGGCGTGACTACATCACCTTCCCGCTCCGTGTCCTTGTG agcctgctgtccCCCGTGGCCTTTGGTTTTGGCTGTGATTACTTCTCCCTCTATGAGGAACAAGGGGTGGGCATCCAGTGGCACAACCTGGCTGCCAGCCCCGTGCCAGGAGACCCGTACAGCTTTGCTGCAtccatggggctgctgctgctggatgcTGTCCTCTATGGCCTGGCCACCTGGTACATCGAGGGTGTCTTCCCAG GTCAGTATGGGATCCCCAAGCCCTGGAATTTCCCCTTCCTGAAGAGCTACTGGTTTGGGGAATCATCCTCATCTGGGCACTCCCTGtaccacagcagctcccacactgCACCCCAAG TGCTGGTGGAGGAGCCacctgctgatctccagcccgGCGTCTCCATCCGCAACCTGGTGAAGGTTTATGGCAGCAGCGGCCATGCAGCCGTCAACGGGCTGAGCCTGGACTTCTACGAGGGGCAGATCACATCCTTCCTGGGCCACAACGGCGCTGGAAAGACCACCACCAT GTCCATCCTGACTGGCCTCCTGCCCCCCACCTCGGGCACTGCCTacatcctgggctgggacatCCGCTCCGACATCGACAGCATCCGCAAATCCATGGGGATGTGTCCCCAGCACAACGTGCTCTTCGACAT CCTGACGGTGGAGGAGCACGTCTGGTTCTACGGGCGGCTGAAGGGGCTCTCGGAGCAGCAggtgcaggaggagatggagcagctgctccaggacacGGGGCTGCCCCACAAGCGCCGGGAGCAGACCAGGAACCTCTCTG GTGGGATGCAGAGGAAGCTCTCGGTGGCCATCGCCTTCGTGGGCGGCTCCCGCGTGGTGATCCTGGACGAGCCCACGGCCGGCGTGGATCCCTTCTCCCGCCGCAGcatctgggagctgctgctcaagTACCGCAAAG GTCGCACCATCATCCTGTCCACCCACTACATGGACGAGGCGGAGCTGCTGGGGGACCGCACTGCCATCATCtcccagggccagctctgctgctgtggctccccCCTCTTCCTCAAGGCCAGGCTTGGCACTGGGTACCACCTCACCCTGGTGAAGAGGGACAGGAGCGGGACAGGCGGCAGCACCGGCACCGTCCCCGGTGTCACCAAAAAG GATGGCAGTGACTCGGAGCACAGCAGTGACACCGGCCTGGGCAGCGAGCGGGGCAGTGATGCCAGCGCCGTGG ATGTGGCCCAGCTGTCGGCGCTGATCCAGAAGCTGGTCCCCGGCTCCAGGCTGGTGGAGGACATCGGGCACGAGGTGCTGTTTGTCCTGCCCTACAGCGGGGCCAGGGATGGGGCCTTTGGGGAGCTGTTCCGCGAGCTGGACGCGCGCCTGGGCGAGCTGGGGGTCTCCAGCTACGGCATCTCTGACACCACCCTGGAGGAG ATATTCCTGAAGGTGGCTGAGGACACAGCACTGGACGCTGACACTGCAG GCACCATGaaaggagcagcccctggcgAGATGGGAGACGGGGATGTGGCTGATGGAGAGCTGG CAGAGGAGCCCCGGGAGACCGACCTGCTGCGGGGCCCGGCGTGCGGGCGGGTGCGGGGCTGGGCGCTCACCTGCCGCCAGCTCCGCGCCCTCTTCACCAAGAGGATGCTCCACGCCCGCCGCAGCACCCGCGGCTTCCTGGCGCAG ATCGTGCTCCCCGCCGTGTTCGTGTGCATCGCGCTGCTCTTCAGCCTCATCGTGCCGCCCTTCGGGAGGTACCCAccgctgcagctgcagccctggatgTACGGGCAGCAGTTCACCTTcttcag CAACGATGCCCCTGGAGATCCCGACACAGCGCGGCTGCTGGAGGCGCTCCTGGCCGAGCCCGGCTTCGGCACCAAGTGCATGAAGGAAGAGGGGAAGGG GGCAGGCCTGTGCCCCCCAGCTTCCCATCCTGATGGATTCTCAACCCCTTCAgtgcccccatccctgctggaggtgctgcagcGTGGGAACTGGACACGGGCAAAGCCATCCCCACCGTGCCAGTGCAGCGGGCCAGGGGCACACAGGATGCTGCCCGAGTGTCCCGAGGGGGCCGGGGGGCTCCCCCCACCCCAG GTGCagaggggcacaggggacaTCCTTCAGAACCTGACGGGCAGGAACATCTCTGACTACCTGGTGAAGACCTATCCCCAGATCATCCGTCAGGA GCTGAGGAACAAGAAGTGGGTGAATGAGCAGAG GTACGGCGGCTTCTCCCTgggtgctggcagctcccaggccCTGCCATCGGCAGCGGAGGTGGATCAGGCGGTGCTGGAGCTCCGTGTGCTGCTCAACATCACCCTG ggcagcccctcGGATCGGCTCCTGGCCAACCTCAGCCGCTTCATTGAGGGCTTGGATGCACGCAGGAACGTCAAG gtCTGGTTCAACAACAAGGGCTGGCACGCCATGGTCTCCTTCCTCAACGTGGCCAGCAATGGGCTGCTGCGAGCCCGGCTGCCCCCCGGCACCGACCCCGCACGCTTCGGCATCACGGCCACCAACCATCCCCTGAACCTCaccaaggagcagctcagcgAGGCCGCCCT GATGGCCACCTCTGTGGACGTGCTGGTCTCCATCTGCGTGATCTTCGCCATGTCCTTCGTCCCGGCCAGCTTTGTTGTCTTCCTCATTGAGGAGAGGGTCAGCAAGGCCAAGCACCTCCAGTTTGTCAGCGGGATGAAGCCCATCACCTACTGGCTGGGCAACTTCGcctgggacatg TGCAACTACCTGGTGCCCGCGCTGCTGGtcatcctcatcttcctctGCTTCCAGCAGGAATCCTACGTGTCCTCGGCCAACCTGccctccctggtgctgctgctgctgctctacGG aTGGTCCATCACCCCCCTGATGTATCCAGCCTCCTTCCTcttcagcatccccagcactgcctACGTGGCCCTGACCTGCATCAACCTCTTCATTGGCATCAATGGCAGCGTGGCCACCTTTGTGCTGGAGCTCTTTGTGGACCAG AACCTCAACGACATCAACCGTGTCCTGAAGAAGGTTTTCCTCATCTTCCCCCACTTCTGCTTGGGCCGAGGCCTCATTGACATGGTGAAGAACCAGGCAATGGCTGATGCCTTTGAGAGGTTTG GGGACAAGCGCTTCGTGTCCCCCCtctcctgggagctggcagggaagAACATGTTTGCCATGGCCATCGAGGGCATTGTCTTCTTCCTCTTCACCCTCCTGCTGCAGTACCACCGCTTCTTCCTGCGCCTGGG CCCACGGGCTCTGGAGCTGCCCTCGCTGGGAGATGAGGACCACGACGTGGCCAGGGAGCGGGCGAGGGTGGGCAACATCCCCCCACACGGCCACCTCCTGCTTCTGAAGGACCTGACCAAG GTGTACCGGCGCAGGAAGGCTCCGGCCGTGGACCGGCTCTGCGTGGCCATTCCCCCCGGGGAG TGCTTTGGCCTCCTGGGGGTGAACGGTGCTGGGAAAACATCCACCTTCAAGATGCTGACAGGGGACACGGAGGTGACGCTGGGGGAGGCCTGGTTGAAGGGGCACAG cGTGCTCACCGACCTCCAGTCTGTCCACCAGCACATGGGTTACTGTCCCCAGTTTGATGCCATCACGGACCTGCTGACGGGGCGGGAGCACCTGGAGTTCTACAGCCGCCTGCGTGGCATCCCAGAGGAAGAGACCCCCAGG GTGGCTCAGTGGGGCATCACCGCTCTGGGGCTGGCCCCACACGCCGACCGGCCGGCGGGCAAATACAGCGGGGGCAACAAACGCAAACTCTCCACGGCCATCGCCCTCCTCGGCTGTCCCCCCGTTGTTTTCCTG gatgagcccacGACGGGGATGGACCCGCAAGCCCGGAGGTTCCTGTGGGAGCGAATCCTTGGTGTGATCCGGGACGGACGGTCCGTGGTGCTCACATCCCACAG CATGGAGGAGTGCGAGGCGCTCTGCACCAGGATGGCCATCATGGTCAACGGCCGCTTCCGCTGCCTGGGCAGCGTCCAGCACCTCAAGAACAG GTTTGGGGATGGGTACACGGTGGTGGTGCGGGCGGGGGGCCCTGGCCCGGCAGCGGtgcaggccctgctgcagcagcatttccctggcATTGTGCTGCGGGAGCAGCACGGGGGGCTGCTGCAGTACCACCTCCCTGCCCGTGTCACCTCCCTGGCCGCCGTCTTCAGACTTCTGGCCGCCCACCGTGGCCCCTGCCACATAGAGGACTACTCAGTGTCCCAGACCACGCTGGACCAG GTCTTCATGCACtttgcccaggagcagagcgATGGGGACGCCGGGGAAGCGACAGCCTCAGGACAGGATGTGGCCGCCAGCCCCGggaggaggctgagcaggtTCCTGGAGGATGACAGCTACCAGGAAAGCGCTGTCTGA